The following proteins are encoded in a genomic region of Blastococcus colisei:
- a CDS encoding McrB family protein, whose amino-acid sequence MQARLGRWGFRLRPGPLRRVVDQALQHPEQPFVLIIDEMNRGNLARIFGELYFLLEYRDEAIELLYASGDDKAFTLPPNVLVIGTMNTADRSIALVDAAMRRRFNFLSLHPEEEPIRSLLGRWLEREGRKDEAARLLTELNRRITDPEFKVGPSYLMRPAAHQEGGLERAWRTAILPLLEEHHYGDGVDVHRRYGLPGLRTAVAGQHTDEEGQSEPPAEPGDAIDS is encoded by the coding sequence TTGCAGGCGAGGCTGGGACGGTGGGGCTTCAGGCTCCGGCCGGGGCCGCTGCGACGGGTAGTCGACCAGGCCCTCCAGCACCCGGAACAGCCGTTCGTTCTCATCATCGACGAGATGAACCGCGGCAACCTCGCCCGGATCTTCGGGGAGCTCTACTTCCTGCTCGAGTACCGGGACGAGGCCATCGAGCTCCTCTACGCCTCGGGGGATGACAAGGCCTTCACGCTGCCGCCGAACGTGCTCGTCATCGGGACGATGAACACCGCCGACCGGTCCATCGCTCTGGTCGACGCCGCGATGCGGCGACGCTTCAACTTCCTGTCCCTGCACCCGGAGGAGGAACCGATCCGCTCCCTGCTCGGCCGCTGGCTGGAGCGTGAGGGCAGGAAGGACGAGGCGGCGCGCCTGCTCACCGAGCTGAATCGGCGGATCACCGACCCCGAGTTCAAGGTCGGGCCGTCCTATCTCATGCGTCCTGCGGCGCACCAGGAGGGCGGTCTGGAACGGGCATGGCGCACGGCGATCCTGCCGCTGCTGGAGGAGCACCACTACGGGGACGGCGTGGACGTCCATCGACGGTATGGCCTACCTGGCCTCCGCACCGCCGTGGCGGGCCAGCACACGGACGAAGAAGGCCAGAGCGAACCCCCGGCAGAGCCGGGAGACGCCATTGACTCCTGA
- a CDS encoding McrC family protein, with protein MTPERLELVELGDAQEVQLPGPVAETLSASGVVTVERLLHGDAYLVRPANLVGVAVVAGIEVWIRPKVAIDRLLFLLGYALSGKRWQDTHVPLAEEPDLLPAVAEAFVRQADRALREGVLHGYREVEASLPVLRGRIRESDQLRRRYGFPVPLEVRFDEFTVDIAENQLLLTATRRLQRLPRLSREVRHGLLRVAGRLDGVTPAAAGRPLPTWRPTRLNARYHAAVRLAEMVLRATSMELSPGVLQVDGFLVNMPQLFEDFVTVALGEEIERLGGRTHRQAPTWLDEADSVRMKPDLVWTSAAGAPRGVIDAKYKAEKPAGFPQADLYQLLAYCTALDLPVGHLVYAKGSGETERRHVIRGKGVEIVQHVLDLAQAPDSLLRQIKRIAATVGDVQDFRSHLGNDRKPGPGASEE; from the coding sequence TTGACTCCTGAGCGCCTGGAACTCGTGGAACTGGGAGACGCCCAGGAAGTCCAGCTCCCAGGCCCAGTGGCGGAGACGCTGTCGGCGTCAGGCGTCGTCACCGTCGAGCGCCTACTGCACGGCGACGCCTACCTCGTGCGGCCGGCCAACCTGGTCGGGGTCGCGGTGGTCGCCGGTATCGAGGTGTGGATCAGGCCCAAGGTGGCGATCGACCGGCTGCTGTTCCTCCTCGGGTACGCGCTGTCGGGCAAGAGGTGGCAGGACACCCACGTCCCCCTCGCCGAGGAGCCGGACCTGTTGCCGGCCGTCGCTGAGGCCTTCGTGCGCCAGGCCGACCGCGCGCTCCGCGAAGGTGTGCTGCACGGATACCGCGAAGTGGAGGCCAGCCTCCCCGTGCTCCGTGGGCGCATCCGGGAGTCCGACCAGCTCCGCCGGCGCTACGGCTTCCCCGTGCCCTTGGAGGTGCGCTTCGACGAGTTCACGGTCGACATCGCCGAGAACCAGTTGCTGCTTACCGCCACGCGTCGCCTGCAACGCCTGCCACGGCTGTCGCGTGAAGTCCGGCACGGGCTCCTCCGTGTTGCCGGCCGCCTCGACGGAGTCACTCCGGCAGCGGCCGGCCGGCCGCTGCCGACCTGGAGGCCGACACGGCTCAACGCCCGCTACCACGCCGCGGTGCGACTGGCGGAGATGGTGCTGCGCGCTACCTCCATGGAGCTGTCTCCGGGCGTGCTGCAGGTCGATGGCTTCCTGGTCAACATGCCGCAGCTGTTCGAGGACTTCGTGACCGTGGCGCTCGGCGAGGAGATCGAGCGGCTCGGGGGTCGGACGCACCGGCAAGCGCCTACCTGGCTTGATGAAGCAGACTCCGTGAGGATGAAGCCGGACCTCGTTTGGACGTCGGCAGCAGGCGCCCCCCGCGGGGTCATCGACGCCAAGTACAAGGCAGAGAAGCCCGCCGGCTTCCCGCAGGCCGACCTCTACCAGCTGTTGGCCTACTGCACCGCCCTGGACCTGCCGGTCGGACACCTCGTCTACGCGAAGGGATCCGGGGAGACCGAACGGCGGCACGTCATCCGCGGCAAAGGCGTGGAGATCGTGCAGCACGTCCTCGACCTCGCCCAGGCACCCGACAGTCTCCTCCGACAGATAAAGCGAATCGCCGCAACGGTGGGCGACGTCCAAGACTTTCGCTCGCACCTGGGGAATGACCGCAAGCCAGGCCCAGGGGCGTCTGAAGAGTGA